A stretch of the bacterium SCSIO 12827 genome encodes the following:
- a CDS encoding penicillin-binding protein 1A — MLRLLSSIVGLIVIGAVVGGAGLLYVLYIYGQDLPDYRQLANYEPPVMTRVHAGDGRLLAEFARQKRVFVPIEAIPKRVIKAFLSAEDKTFYEHPGIDIPGVMAAALRNLKNIGSDRRPQGASTITQQVAKNFLLTNEVSIERKIKEAILAFRIERAFSKDRILELYLNEIYLGQGSYGVAAAALNYFNKSMDELTVAEAAYLAALPKAPNNYHPIRHLQAAQARRDWVVNRMLEDGLITDEEAKHAWTEPLRVSQRIDTEFVEADYFAEEVRRELLDQYGEDQLYNGGLSVRTTLDPRLQRIAEKALRDGLENFDRRVRAWRGPLARVPDGVSFGGAPEWRSILAAYKAPKGLEHHKIAIVTAVDGEAAHLGLADGTVGRMPMSLMSWARRRIDEDTWAPRPKRPADVVVPGDIIAVSAETEDEDGKPVPQGSYALRQLPEVQGGIVAMDPHTGRVLAMVGGYSFQINQFNRVTQAWRQPGSAVKPFVYLAGLDAGYTPSTRILDAPFVVDQGPGLPKWRPGNYTNKFYGPSTMRLGIEKSRNLMTVRLAQTIGMEKVCSYVESFGIVDHLPRALSMALGAGETTLLRLTTAYAMLVNGGKRIEPTLIDRIQDRKGRTVFRHDDRPCPHCRTGAWTGAERVPDVPDIREQVADPASAYQMVSMLEGVVKRGTGVRIGREVNKTLAGKTGTTNKNRDAWFMGFSPDLTVGVFVGYDTPETLGRRETGSSVAAPIFAQFMKQALKNTPAIPFRIPPGIRLVRVDAQTGLPALIGQTEDVIWESFKPGTVPKEDTEVISAGQGMSGGGDATQQPFGGTGGLY, encoded by the coding sequence ATGCTCCGCCTGTTGTCCTCGATTGTCGGATTGATCGTCATCGGCGCCGTGGTCGGCGGGGCGGGGCTGCTCTATGTGCTGTACATCTATGGCCAAGATCTGCCTGACTACCGGCAGCTTGCCAATTACGAGCCGCCGGTGATGACACGGGTGCATGCGGGCGACGGGCGTCTGTTGGCCGAATTCGCCCGCCAGAAACGCGTGTTCGTGCCGATCGAGGCGATCCCAAAGCGGGTCATCAAGGCCTTCCTGTCGGCCGAGGACAAGACGTTCTACGAACATCCGGGTATCGACATTCCGGGTGTGATGGCGGCGGCGCTGCGCAATTTGAAGAACATCGGCTCCGACCGCCGGCCCCAGGGGGCGTCGACCATCACCCAGCAGGTCGCCAAGAACTTCCTTTTGACCAACGAGGTCTCGATTGAGCGCAAGATCAAGGAAGCGATCCTGGCGTTCCGCATCGAGCGTGCGTTCTCCAAGGACCGGATCCTCGAACTTTACCTGAACGAGATCTATCTGGGGCAAGGGTCCTACGGGGTCGCGGCGGCGGCGCTCAACTATTTTAACAAGTCCATGGACGAACTGACCGTGGCCGAGGCCGCCTACCTGGCGGCCCTGCCGAAGGCACCCAATAACTATCATCCGATCCGCCATCTTCAGGCGGCGCAAGCGCGCCGTGATTGGGTCGTCAATCGCATGCTCGAAGACGGCCTGATCACCGATGAAGAAGCCAAGCACGCCTGGACTGAGCCGCTGCGCGTCAGCCAGCGCATTGATACGGAATTCGTCGAGGCCGATTATTTCGCCGAGGAAGTGCGCCGCGAACTGCTTGACCAATACGGCGAAGACCAACTTTACAACGGCGGCCTGTCGGTGCGCACCACCCTGGACCCGCGCCTGCAGCGGATCGCCGAGAAAGCGCTGCGCGACGGCCTGGAGAACTTCGACCGCCGGGTCCGCGCCTGGCGCGGGCCGCTGGCCCGGGTGCCCGACGGGGTCAGTTTCGGCGGCGCGCCGGAATGGCGCTCCATCCTGGCGGCCTACAAGGCGCCCAAGGGGCTTGAGCATCATAAGATCGCCATCGTTACCGCCGTCGACGGCGAGGCGGCCCATCTGGGGCTGGCCGACGGCACGGTCGGGCGGATGCCGATGTCCCTGATGTCCTGGGCGCGGCGGCGGATCGACGAGGATACCTGGGCGCCCCGGCCCAAGCGCCCGGCGGATGTCGTGGTGCCGGGCGACATCATCGCCGTCAGCGCCGAGACCGAGGACGAAGACGGCAAGCCCGTGCCGCAAGGCAGCTACGCGCTGCGCCAGTTGCCGGAAGTCCAGGGCGGCATCGTCGCCATGGACCCGCATACGGGCCGCGTGCTGGCCATGGTCGGGGGCTATTCCTTCCAGATCAACCAGTTCAACCGGGTGACGCAGGCCTGGCGGCAGCCCGGCTCGGCGGTCAAGCCGTTCGTCTATCTGGCCGGGTTGGATGCCGGCTACACGCCGTCGACGCGCATCCTCGACGCGCCCTTCGTGGTCGACCAGGGCCCCGGCCTGCCCAAGTGGCGGCCCGGCAACTACACCAACAAATTCTACGGGCCGTCGACCATGCGGCTGGGCATCGAGAAATCGCGCAACCTGATGACCGTGCGCCTGGCCCAGACCATCGGCATGGAGAAAGTGTGCAGCTACGTCGAATCGTTCGGCATCGTCGACCATCTGCCGCGGGCCCTGTCCATGGCCCTGGGCGCCGGGGAGACGACGCTGCTACGCCTGACCACGGCCTACGCCATGCTGGTCAACGGCGGCAAGCGAATCGAGCCGACCCTGATCGACCGCATCCAGGATCGCAAGGGACGCACCGTGTTCCGCCATGACGACCGGCCCTGCCCGCACTGCCGCACGGGGGCCTGGACGGGGGCGGAACGGGTGCCCGACGTGCCCGATATCCGCGAACAGGTCGCCGACCCGGCCAGCGCCTATCAGATGGTGTCCATGCTGGAAGGCGTGGTCAAACGCGGCACGGGGGTGCGTATCGGCCGCGAGGTAAACAAGACCCTGGCCGGCAAGACCGGCACCACAAACAAGAACCGCGATGCCTGGTTCATGGGGTTCTCGCCCGATCTGACGGTCGGCGTGTTCGTCGGCTACGATACCCCGGAAACCCTGGGCCGCCGGGAAACCGGATCGTCCGTGGCCGCGCCCATCTTCGCCCAGTTCATGAAACAGGCGCTTAAGAACACGCCCGCCATCCCGTTCCGAATTCCGCCCGGCATCCGCCTGGTGCGGGTCGACGCGCAGACCGGCCTGCCGGCTTTGATCGGCCAGACCGAGGATGTGATCTGGGAAAGCTTCAAGCCCGGCACCGTGCCGAAGGAGGACACGGAAGTCATTTCTGCCGGCCAGGGCATGTCGGGCGGCGGCGACGCCACCCAGCAACCCTTCGGCGGCACGGGCGGGCTGTACTGA
- the prfB gene encoding peptide chain release factor 2 (programmed frameshift): MRAEITSIVQDIEQSLELLRRHLDYDDAVLKLQELNAQAENPELWNNPEKAQALMRERNRLEAGIKDIDAVERELTDSVELIEMGETEGDDAIVAEAEAALTALKVRADAAELETLLSGEADANDAYLEVHAGAGGTEAQDWAEMLLRMYARWAESHGHKVEWLEESPGEEAGIKSATLKISGHNAYGWLKTESGVHRLVRISPYDSSARRHTSFSSAWVYPVVDDTIEVVIEDKDLRIDTYRASGAGGQHVNKTDSAIRITHLPTNIVVQCQNDRSQHKNRAQAFAMLKARLYEHELRKREEEAQAQADAKTDIGWGHQIRSYVLQPYQMVKDLRTNVETSNTQAVLDGDLDEFMAAALAQRVKGSDAAAG, encoded by the exons ATGCGCGCCGAAATCACCAGCATCGTTCAGGACATCGAGCAGTCATTGGAACTGCTGAGGAGGCATCTT GACTACGACGATGCCGTTCTTAAACTCCAGGAACTGAACGCCCAGGCGGAAAACCCCGAACTGTGGAACAACCCGGAAAAAGCCCAGGCCCTGATGCGCGAGCGCAACCGCCTGGAAGCCGGGATCAAGGACATTGACGCGGTCGAGCGTGAACTGACCGACAGTGTCGAGCTGATCGAAATGGGCGAGACCGAGGGCGACGACGCCATCGTCGCCGAAGCCGAAGCGGCGCTGACGGCGCTGAAGGTCCGCGCCGACGCGGCGGAGCTGGAAACGCTCCTGTCAGGCGAGGCCGACGCCAACGACGCCTATCTTGAAGTCCACGCTGGGGCCGGCGGCACCGAGGCCCAGGACTGGGCCGAAATGCTGCTCCGCATGTACGCGCGCTGGGCCGAGTCCCATGGCCACAAGGTCGAATGGCTGGAAGAAAGCCCCGGTGAAGAAGCGGGCATTAAGTCGGCGACCCTGAAGATTTCCGGTCACAACGCCTATGGCTGGCTCAAGACCGAAAGCGGCGTACACCGGCTGGTCCGTATCTCGCCCTACGATTCAAGTGCCCGCCGCCATACCAGTTTTTCCTCGGCCTGGGTCTATCCGGTGGTTGATGACACCATCGAGGTCGTGATCGAGGACAAGGACCTGCGCATTGACACCTACCGGGCGTCGGGTGCGGGCGGCCAGCACGTCAACAAGACCGACAGCGCCATCCGCATTACCCACTTGCCGACCAATATCGTCGTGCAGTGCCAGAACGACCGCTCGCAGCATAAGAACCGCGCCCAGGCCTTCGCCATGCTGAAGGCGCGGCTGTACGAGCATGAACTGCGCAAGCGTGAGGAAGAGGCCCAGGCCCAGGCGGACGCCAAGACCGACATCGGCTGGGGACACCAGATCCGCTCCTACGTCCTGCAGCCCTACCAGATGGTCAAGGACCTGCGCACCAACGTGGAAACGTCCAACACCCAGGCGGTGCTCGACGGCGACCTCGACGAATTCATGGCCGCTGCCCTGGCCCAGCGGGTCAAGGGATCGGACGCGGCGGCGGGCTAG
- a CDS encoding flagellar basal body-associated FliL family protein codes for MADKTEEIEDDDELEDGEEYEDDDELEDGEEWEDDDEEWEDDEDAEPTEEELAAAKKKKTLKIAAIAGILLLLIGGGLAAHMMGATEVVFGKPAITEVTLEIGKPVIHQLPEIRTDLKKIGRRNHFIKLNLIVQVDEHDLPALQDEAKMALVVDNIKTQLRDLEYKDVIGKEGSERLRFELLNVINFAIAPVKAHTVLFKDLIIQ; via the coding sequence ATGGCCGACAAGACCGAAGAAATCGAAGACGACGACGAACTCGAAGACGGCGAGGAATACGAGGACGACGACGAACTCGAGGACGGCGAGGAGTGGGAAGACGACGACGAAGAGTGGGAGGACGACGAAGACGCTGAACCCACCGAGGAAGAGCTTGCGGCTGCCAAGAAGAAAAAGACCCTCAAGATCGCGGCCATCGCCGGGATCCTGCTTCTCCTGATCGGCGGCGGCCTGGCGGCCCATATGATGGGCGCGACCGAAGTCGTGTTCGGCAAGCCCGCCATCACCGAAGTGACCCTGGAAATCGGCAAGCCGGTCATTCACCAGTTGCCGGAAATCCGCACCGACCTGAAGAAGATCGGCAGGCGCAATCATTTCATAAAGCTGAACCTGATCGTGCAGGTCGATGAACACGACCTACCCGCCCTTCAGGACGAGGCGAAAATGGCGCTGGTGGTGGACAACATCAAAACCCAGCTGCGCGACCTGGAATACAAGGACGTGATCGGCAAGGAAGGCTCGGAGCGCCTGCGCTTCGAGTTGCTGAACGTCATCAATTTCGCGATCGCCCCGGTCAAGGCCCATACGGTCCTGTTCAAGGACCTGATCATCCAGTAA
- the bcp gene encoding thioredoxin-dependent thiol peroxidase produces the protein MTLSIGDKAPDFTLPADGGGMLALKDLKGKKVVLYFYPKNDTPGCTTEAQGFRDAIKKFEKEGTVIVGASKDSVARHDKFKAKYDLPFHLVSDEDGTLCDSYGVWVEKNMYGRKYMGIQRATFLIDEKGVIRNIWPKVKVKEHADEVLTAVKAL, from the coding sequence ATGACCCTTTCCATCGGCGACAAGGCCCCCGATTTCACCCTGCCCGCGGACGGCGGCGGCATGCTTGCCCTGAAGGACCTAAAGGGCAAGAAGGTGGTGCTGTACTTCTATCCCAAGAACGACACGCCGGGCTGTACGACCGAAGCCCAGGGCTTCCGCGACGCGATCAAGAAGTTCGAAAAGGAAGGGACCGTGATCGTCGGCGCCTCCAAGGATTCGGTCGCCCGCCACGACAAGTTCAAGGCCAAGTACGACCTGCCCTTTCATCTGGTGTCCGACGAGGACGGCACGCTCTGCGACAGCTATGGCGTGTGGGTCGAGAAGAACATGTACGGTCGCAAGTACATGGGCATTCAACGCGCCACCTTTTTGATCGACGAAAAGGGCGTGATCCGCAACATCTGGCCCAAGGTGAAGGTTAAGGAACACGCCGACGAGGTGCTGACGGCGGTCAAGGCGCTCTAG